A DNA window from Macrobrachium rosenbergii isolate ZJJX-2024 chromosome 41, ASM4041242v1, whole genome shotgun sequence contains the following coding sequences:
- the LOC136827150 gene encoding uncharacterized protein, producing the protein MFDVVRVKVRAGTKRIKLNAVVCNHVNTSIHTPGLHNVYLRLQERGVKLADKNIESDTLSDIGLIIGADYYNAFVYCHDKYDDVCLLGSTAGAVIFGPIPNWACNDVSDDENVRSVISTQSIVCSRITASVNPLDDEDISRLWSLDTIGIGKDARSYNDQAAIEHFSETIVKTDNKYTIDLPFKSDARPPTGYRKALGQLYSLKRTFQSKPEMFDQYQCVLDEYVKLGFIEEVKLEDNSYDPVDG; encoded by the coding sequence atgtttgatgtagtaagagtaaaGGTTCGAGCAGGTACTAAACGTATTAAGTTAAATGCTGTTGTTTGTAACCATGTTAACACTTCCATACACACACCTGGTCTACACAACGTGTATCTGCGATTGCAAGAACGAGGTGTTAAACTGGCAGATAAGAATATTGAATCAGATACCTTAAGTGATATAGGTTTGATTATTGGTGCTGATTATTATAATGCATTTGTGTATTGTCACGATAAATACGATGATGTATGTTTGCTTGGTAGCACCGCTGGTGCTGTTATTTTTGGTCCTATTCCAAATTGGGCTTGTaatgatgtcagtgatgatgaaAATGTAAGATCTGTAATAAGTACACAAAGTATTGTTTGCTCGAGAATCACTGCTTCTGTAAATCCTCTTGATGATGAGGATATTTCTAGATTGTGGTCTTTAGATACGATCGGCATCGGGAAGGATGCGCGATCCTATAACGATCAAGCAGCGATCGAACATTTCAGTGAAACTATTGTGAAGACTGATAACAAATATACGATTGATTTGCCATTTAAGAGCGATGCCAGACCCCCTACGGGTTACAGAAAAGCCTTAGGTCAATTATATTCACTTAAGAGAACTTTTCAGTCTAAACCAGAAATGTTTGATCAGTATCAGTGTGTTTTAGATGAGTATGTTAAATTAGGATTCATTGAGGAAGTAAAGTTAGAAGATAACTCCTATGATCCAGTTGATGGTTGA